A segment of the Natrinema salaciae genome:
GTTCTACACGGACGACGGCGTGGTCCGGGCGGTCGACGGGATTAGCTACGAACTCCGTGCCGGCGAGACGCTCGGCCTGGTCGGCGAGAGCGGGGCCGGCAAGAGTGTCGCCAGCCTCGCGCTGCTTCGCCTGATCCGGGCCCCCGGCGAGATCGTCCGCGGCGAGATCCGGTTCGGGGGACGGGACCTGCTCGCGTGTTCGGACGACGAGCTCCGGGCGATCCGGGGCAGCGAGATCGCGATGGTGTTTCAGGACCCCGACGCGGCACTCAACCCGGTCTACACCGTCGGCGAACAGATCGCCGAAGCGATCCGCACCCACGAGGACGTGTCCGACGCCGAGGCCCGCGAGCGGGCGATCGACCTCCTCGAGCGGGTCGGTATCCCGGACGCCCCCGCGCGGTACGCGGACTATCCCCACGAGTTCTCCGGCGGGATGCAACAGCGGGTCGTCATCGCGATGGCGCTGTCCTGCGACCCCGATCTGCTCGTCTGCGACGAACCGACGACCGGGCTCGACGTCACCGTGCAGGCCGGCATCCTCGAGTTGCTCGCGGACCTCGCGGCGCAGTCCGACACGGCGATTCAGCTGGTCACGCACGACCTCGGGATCGTCGCGGAGCTGTGCGATCGGGTGCTGGTGCAGTACGCCGGCGAGATCGTCGAACGCGCGCCGGTCGAGGAGCTGTACTACGATCCCAAACACCCCTACACCGTCGGGTTGCTGGCCTCGATCCCGCGACTCGGCGACGACAGCGAGCGCCTCGCGACGGTCCCCGGAACGGCACCGTCCCTCGTCGACCCGCCGACCGGCTGTCGGTTCCATCCGCGCTGTCCGTACGCCGAGGAATCCTGTGCCAGACGCCACCCGCCGCTCGTCGAGACGGACACGGAGCCGTCGGCCGGCGACGCCGATCCAGATCCCGATCCCGAGACACACCTCGCCGCCTGTCTCGAGTACACCGGGGAGCTCGAGGACGGGCTCGACTACGAGGTGCGGGTGCGGGACGGCGACCGCCGCGAACGCGAGTCGAACCGGGAGCCGAACGGGGACGAACGGCGGGGTGACTCGCGATGACGACGGCCGGCGACGACCCGCTGCTCCGGGCAGAGGGGCTCGAGAAGTACTACGAGACGGCCGACGGGGTTCTCGATCGGCTGTTCGGCCGCAGCGAGACCGTTCGAGCGGTCGACGGCGTCGACCTCGAAATCCGCGAGGGCGAGACGCTCGGCCTGGTCGGCGAGAGCGGCTGCGGGAAGACGACGCTCGGGCGAACCCTCCTCCGATTGCTCGAGCCGACCGGCGGGACGATCACCTACCGCGGGACCGAGCTCACGGACTGCGCGCCGTCCCAGCTTCGGGCGTTGCGGACCGAAATCCAGTACGTCTTCCAGAACCCCACGGCCAGTCTCAACCCGCAACTGACGGTCGCCGATATCGTCGGCGAAGCCCTCGCGGTCCACGATATCGTTCCCGACGATCGGCGCGACGAGCGCGTTCGGGAACTGCTCGAGACGGTCGGGCTCCGGGCCGATCACGCCGCCCGGTACCCACGGGAGTTCTCCGGCGGCCAGCGACAGCGGATCGGCATCGCTCGCGCGCTCGCCGTCGAACCCGATCTGATCGTCTGTGACGAGCCGGTCTCCGGGCTCGACGTCTCGGTCCAGGCCCGAATCCTCAACCTGCTGGCCGACCTGCAGGACCAGTTCGGGCTCTCGTACCTGTTTATCGCCCACGACCTCTCGGTCGTCGACCACATCGCCGACCGGGTGGCCGTGATGTACCTCGGCGGACTCGTCGAGGTCGGGACGACCGCCGAGGTCTTCGCGGACCCGTCCCATCCCTACACCGAAGCGCTGCTGTCGGCGATCCCGGAGCCCGACCCTCGCTGGGAGGGCGACCGGATCGTCCTCGAGGAGTCCGTCCCCTCGCCGACCGATCCGCCGTCGGGCTGTCGATTCCACACGCGGTGTCCGAAGGTCATCCCGCCTGCGGCGTACGACCTCGAGACGGACACGTTCCGCGCGATTATGGCGCTTCGGAGCCGACTCGCCGAGACGGACCCCGACACGCTGCACTCGCGACTCGACGACCGCGACGACGCCGCGGCGGCGCTCCGAGACGCCCACGGAATCCCCCGTCGGCTCCACGATCCGGACGCCGACGCCGTCCTCACTGACGCGCTCGAGGCCGCGGTGGCCGGTGATCTCGAGCGTGCGCGTCGCCGTCTCGCGGCGGCGTTCGAGACGCCCTGCGAGACGACCGCGCCGGAACTGACGGCAGGCACGGCCGACCATCCGATCGCCTGCCATCGCTTCGACGAGCGATTTGCCGCCGAGACCGACTCGAACGAGAACCGCACGCGTTCGAACGGGACCCGATCCGATCATGCACAGTAACGACGGTACCACTCGAGACGAACACCGCGTACTCCCCGCACGCGGGACCGACGACCGAGGGCGCGGATCGTGAAACGGATCGACGAATCGCGCACGCTCGAGCGCGACGACGAGCCGTTCGCGCCCGGCGGAGACGGCTCGCGAACGATCGACTGGGCGGCGTTCAGCCACGCGTTCACGCCGACGGCACTGCGCTATCGGGCGATCGACGTCAGCGTGTCGACCGACGCGCGCCGGTACGAGCCCGGCGAGCCCGTCGACATCACCGTCGAGTTTCGCAACCGACTCCCGTTCCCGATCCGAATCCGGACCGAGTCGCCCAACCGCTGGACCTGGGCCGTCGACGGGCGACGCGAGGCGTCGACCGTGCCGCGCACGGTCCCGGACCGGCCCGCCGCCTTCTCCTTCGCTCGCGGCGAGCGCAAGACGTTCCGGCGGCAGTGGTCCCAGCGGATACAGATCGCCGACGACGAGTGGGTACCCGTCGGACCCGGCACCTACGCGATCGAGGTACGGGTCTCCCGCTCGGACGCCGCCGCTCGAGGGCTCACCGACCGCACGGACGTCGAGATCGCGGCAGACGGATCGCGGACGGCCGATTGCTGACGCTCGTCGCGTTGGACCTCGTCGTCGCGTTGCTCCTCGCTGGTGGTCGCGTCGAACCGTGGTTGGAGGGTGGTACGATGGTCGGCGCTCACCGACCCAGTTCGCGCCAAAACATCACCGTGCTATACTCACCGCTCGCGGATTTGCTCGCGGCAAAAGTATAGCGGGAGGTAGATTTGAACTACCGATCTGCGGGTTATGAGCCCGCCGGAATCTCCTGGCTATCCCATCCCGCTACCAGATCATACCCGAGTGTGCTAGTTAAGGGTTGTGATTCGGTAGCCGTATGCGGGTTTCTACCGCTACTCCTGATGGACCTGCCAAGTGTAGAGACTCTCACAAGTATAGTTGACGAAGAAGCCGACGCCGATCCCGATCACGTTCGCGATCAGGAACCAGACGCCGAACCGTTCGGTCAGCACCGTCAGGACTGCCAGCGTCACCAGGAAGCCGGCGAATCGCACCGCGTTCGAGCGGAGGAATCGCCGTCCCAGCGCTCGCAGCCCGACCTGTCCGTGACTCGCGAACGTCCACCGTTCGTTGATCACGAAGATGACCGCGATGCCGAGTTCCCAGGAGACGACCTTCGCGGGCCCCAGTCCGAGCCACGTCCCGTCGACGAGCGCGAAGAGGACGACGTTGTCGACGATCGCACCGACCGTCCCGACGCCGGCGAACTGACCGAACCGTGCCGTCGAACACAGCGCGCGAACTCGCATCCGGACGGCCTCTGACAGGGAATCACTCATCGTGGTGGGCAGCCTCGAGCCTACCGTCTACTGGCGAGAGCACCGGTTTTTCTCTTCCGGTCGCGCTCCGAAACGTTCAGCCGAGTTACAACATCCGCGAGAATCCGTTCGAGTACCCCACTCGGTCGTCCCGACACGGCCGACGGAACGCGGAAAACGTTCGGCGACGATCCGCGAACCCGAGGCGAACGAGAGGCGACGGAGTCAGACCGCGAGGTCGCTTTTCGCGCGGACGACCTCGACGTCCTCGGCGTCGACGCGGTCCACGTCGAGGAAGTGCGGCGTGAAGTTTCGCTTCTCGTAGTCCTCGTACTCGCCCTCGGAGCCGACGGTACACCAGAGCTGGACCCGATCGGGGCCGTGGTACTCGCCGTTTCGATTGATCCCGAAACAGACGACCTCCTCCCCCTCGTACCGGACGATCGCTCCGTTTCGGATCCCGGGATCGCCGTGGATGATGAGCTGCTTCATGCTCGAGCGTTCACAGGAGAGCGGATTAAACGCTTCGGAGAACGCGCCAGCCCGATCCTCCCGTCGATCGCGAGCCGACGACGCGACCGCGTTCCTGCCATCCGCTCTCACGGTCGACCGGTGAATTCTGCGATCAAACGCTTTTTAAACAGCGGTATCTTAGCCCACGGCAAGTGAGATAACCATGCAGATGCCACGCCGATTCAATACGTACTGTCCGCACTGTAACGAACACCACGAGCACGAAGTCGAGAAGTCTCGAACCGGCCGCTCGAGCGGGATGAAGTGGGACGCTCGCCGAACGCGGCGCAACAGCGCCTCGATCGGGAACTCCGGTCGCTTCTCCAAGGTGCCGGGTGGCGAGAAGCCGACGAAGAAGACCGACCTCAAATACCGCTGCAGCGAGTGCGGCAGGGCCCACCTCCGTGAGGGATGGCGCGCCGGCCGACTCGAGTTCCAGGAGTGATACCAATGGCAGGAAATTTCTACAGCGTTCGATGCGGTGACTGCGAGAACGAACAGACCGTCTTCGGGAAGGCCTCCTCGGAGGTCGCCTGCGCCGTCTGCGGGACGACGCTCGTGCGACCGACCGGTGGCAAAGCCGAGATCGAACACGAGATCGTCGAGACAGTCGAGTCACGATGAAGTACAGCGGCTGGCCCGATCCCGGCGAACTCGTCGTCGGCAAGATCGACGAAATCGAGGACTTCGGCGTCTTCGTCGATCTCGAGGAGTACGAGGACAAGCGCGGCCTGATCCACATCTCCGAAGTCGCGAGCGGCTGGATCAAGAACGTCCGCGATCACGTCCGCGAGGGCCAGATCGCCGTCTGCAAGGTCCTTGACGTCGACGAGAGCTCGCAGCAGATCGATCTCTCGCTGAAGGACGTCAACGACCACCAGCGCTCCGACAAGATTCAGGAGTGGAAAAACGAGCAGAAGGCCGACAACTGGATGGAGCTGGCCTTCGGCGAGGAGATCGACGACGAGGACTACACCGCCATCGCCAACGAACTGATCGCCATCCACGGCGGCCTCTACGAGGGCTTCAAGCAGGCCGCGATCCACGGCGAGGAGGCGCTCGAGGACACCGATCTCGACGACGGGGAAATCGAGTCGATCGTCGATACGGCCCGCGAGAACGTCTCGGTGCCGTACGTCAACGTCACCGGCTACGTCGACCTCGAGAATCCCACCGAGACCGGCGTCGACGGGATCCGCGAGGCCCTCGAAGCGGCCGAAGGCAACGGCGAGGTCCCCGAGGAAGTCGATCTCGAAGTGAGCTACGTCGGCGCGCCCGAGTACCGAATCACGGTACAGGCCCCGAACTACAAGACCGCCGAGTCCCAGCTCGAGGAGAGCGCACAGCGTGCGGTTACCGCGATCGAAGGGCACGGCGGGACCGGGGCGTACCACCGAGAGCGCCGAACCGACGACGAGTAATGAAATCCGACATTCGGGTGTGTTCGGCGTGGCGCGGAGTCCACGACCGCCCGGTGTACACTCTTTCTGATACCTGTCCTGACTGTGGTGCCGAGGCGGTCAACAGCGCGCCAGCGCCGTTCGACCCGGCCGATCCGTACGGCGAGTACCGACGCGCTCTTAAACGTCGCCGCCGCTGATACGGTATGGACGAACTCGAGATCGACGCAGTCGCCGAGGTCGAACTGGACGACCCCGTCCTCGTCGAGGGGTTGCCGGGAGTCGGACACGTCGGCACCCTTGCCGTCGAACACCTGCTCGAGGAACTCGAGGGGGAGAGTACGCTCGTACGGCGGATCTACGCCCGGGAGTTCCCACCCCAGGTCAGCGTCGAGGACGGCATTTCGGAGCTAACCTGTGCCGAGATCTACGCCGTCGACGTTCCCGAGGGGCGGGATCTGCTGCTGTTGACCGGCGACCATCAGGCCCAGAGCAACGAGGGCCACTACACGCTGACCGACGCCTTCCTCGACATCGCCGCGGAGTTCGGCGCGAACGAAATCTACGCGCTCGGCGGCGTCCCCACCGGCGAACTCATCGACGAGTACGCCGTCGTCGGCGCCGTCAGCGACGAGTCGATGCTCGAGGCGCTCGAGGACGCGGGCGTCGAGTTCCGCGAGGACGAACCAGCCGGCGGGATCGTCGGCGTCTCCGGGCTCCTGCTCGGCCTCGGCGAGCGCCGCGGGTTCGAGGCCAGCTGCCTGATGGGCGAGACCAGCGGCTATCTCGTCGACCCCAAGAGCGCCCGCGCGGTGCTCGAAGTGCTCGAGAACGTGCTCGGCTTCGAACTCGACTACGAGTCCCTGGACGAACGGGCCGACGAGATGGAGGACGTCATCGGCAAGATCCAGGAGATGGAACAGCAACAGCAGATGGACGTGCCGACCGACGACGACCTGCGATACATCGGGTAACGGCGTCGCGGTCCGTCGGCTCTCGTTCCGTTGCGGCGGTCAGTTCGGCGGTGTGATCCACTCTTCCGGTTCATCGACCTCGGTTTCGCTCGAACACCGCCTCGAGCGGCGCAGTCCGCGTGCTTACGGCGGATGGGATAGCTCCGGCTCCGGGGGCCATTCGTCGAGTTCCTCGGCGGCCTCGAACAGCAGGTCGACGTTCTCGTCCTCGGTGAACGCGACGCAGCCGTTCTGTCGGTCGACGTCGATTACGCCCCGCTCTACGAGCTGCGGAACGTGGATGTGGACCAGCCGGACGCGAGCGCGGTCGATTTCCGCCCCGGTGACGTTCTTGCACGTGGTCCGATGTCTCCGGACGGCGACCCGTCGCGAGAGCTCCCCGACGGTGCTCTCCCCGTTCTGCTCGGCGAGTTCGTGGAGTAGGTACTGACGGTCGGCGCTGGCGAGCACTCTGAACGCCTCCGTC
Coding sequences within it:
- a CDS encoding ABC transporter ATP-binding protein — translated: MTLLEVEDLVVQFYTDDGVVRAVDGISYELRAGETLGLVGESGAGKSVASLALLRLIRAPGEIVRGEIRFGGRDLLACSDDELRAIRGSEIAMVFQDPDAALNPVYTVGEQIAEAIRTHEDVSDAEARERAIDLLERVGIPDAPARYADYPHEFSGGMQQRVVIAMALSCDPDLLVCDEPTTGLDVTVQAGILELLADLAAQSDTAIQLVTHDLGIVAELCDRVLVQYAGEIVERAPVEELYYDPKHPYTVGLLASIPRLGDDSERLATVPGTAPSLVDPPTGCRFHPRCPYAEESCARRHPPLVETDTEPSAGDADPDPDPETHLAACLEYTGELEDGLDYEVRVRDGDRRERESNREPNGDERRGDSR
- a CDS encoding ABC transporter ATP-binding protein, which translates into the protein MTTAGDDPLLRAEGLEKYYETADGVLDRLFGRSETVRAVDGVDLEIREGETLGLVGESGCGKTTLGRTLLRLLEPTGGTITYRGTELTDCAPSQLRALRTEIQYVFQNPTASLNPQLTVADIVGEALAVHDIVPDDRRDERVRELLETVGLRADHAARYPREFSGGQRQRIGIARALAVEPDLIVCDEPVSGLDVSVQARILNLLADLQDQFGLSYLFIAHDLSVVDHIADRVAVMYLGGLVEVGTTAEVFADPSHPYTEALLSAIPEPDPRWEGDRIVLEESVPSPTDPPSGCRFHTRCPKVIPPAAYDLETDTFRAIMALRSRLAETDPDTLHSRLDDRDDAAAALRDAHGIPRRLHDPDADAVLTDALEAAVAGDLERARRRLAAAFETPCETTAPELTAGTADHPIACHRFDERFAAETDSNENRTRSNGTRSDHAQ
- a CDS encoding GtrA family protein; translated protein: MSDSLSEAVRMRVRALCSTARFGQFAGVGTVGAIVDNVVLFALVDGTWLGLGPAKVVSWELGIAVIFVINERWTFASHGQVGLRALGRRFLRSNAVRFAGFLVTLAVLTVLTERFGVWFLIANVIGIGVGFFVNYTCESLYTWQVHQE
- a CDS encoding HAH_0734 family protein, with translation MKQLIIHGDPGIRNGAIVRYEGEEVVCFGINRNGEYHGPDRVQLWCTVGSEGEYEDYEKRNFTPHFLDVDRVDAEDVEVVRAKSDLAV
- a CDS encoding 50S ribosomal protein L44e → MQMPRRFNTYCPHCNEHHEHEVEKSRTGRSSGMKWDARRTRRNSASIGNSGRFSKVPGGEKPTKKTDLKYRCSECGRAHLREGWRAGRLEFQE
- a CDS encoding 30S ribosomal protein S27e, whose amino-acid sequence is MAGNFYSVRCGDCENEQTVFGKASSEVACAVCGTTLVRPTGGKAEIEHEIVETVESR
- a CDS encoding translation initiation factor IF-2 subunit alpha, with amino-acid sequence MKYSGWPDPGELVVGKIDEIEDFGVFVDLEEYEDKRGLIHISEVASGWIKNVRDHVREGQIAVCKVLDVDESSQQIDLSLKDVNDHQRSDKIQEWKNEQKADNWMELAFGEEIDDEDYTAIANELIAIHGGLYEGFKQAAIHGEEALEDTDLDDGEIESIVDTARENVSVPYVNVTGYVDLENPTETGVDGIREALEAAEGNGEVPEEVDLEVSYVGAPEYRITVQAPNYKTAESQLEESAQRAVTAIEGHGGTGAYHRERRTDDE
- a CDS encoding RNA-protein complex protein Nop10; protein product: MKSDIRVCSAWRGVHDRPVYTLSDTCPDCGAEAVNSAPAPFDPADPYGEYRRALKRRRR
- a CDS encoding proteasome assembly chaperone family protein, with the protein product MDELEIDAVAEVELDDPVLVEGLPGVGHVGTLAVEHLLEELEGESTLVRRIYAREFPPQVSVEDGISELTCAEIYAVDVPEGRDLLLLTGDHQAQSNEGHYTLTDAFLDIAAEFGANEIYALGGVPTGELIDEYAVVGAVSDESMLEALEDAGVEFREDEPAGGIVGVSGLLLGLGERRGFEASCLMGETSGYLVDPKSARAVLEVLENVLGFELDYESLDERADEMEDVIGKIQEMEQQQQMDVPTDDDLRYIG
- a CDS encoding DUF7344 domain-containing protein — translated: MESTEAFRVLASADRQYLLHELAEQNGESTVGELSRRVAVRRHRTTCKNVTGAEIDRARVRLVHIHVPQLVERGVIDVDRQNGCVAFTEDENVDLLFEAAEELDEWPPEPELSHPP